The Thermodesulfobacteriota bacterium DNA window CAGGCACCGGCAAAACCTATGCCATTGCCGGTCTGTTTGTCAGGCTTATCGTTGAGTGTCAGCTGACGGCAGACCAGATACTGGTGGTCACTTTTACCAAAGCGGCAACCAATGAGCTTAAAGAAAGAATACGAAAAAAGCTCATTCAAGCAAAAGATGCGTTTAACAAAGGCGTAAGCGAAGATGGTTTTATCAATGGCCTGATGAGAAAAACCGTTCATCATCATCAGGCCGCAGACAGGCTGCACGATGCGCTGGTGGATTTTGACAGGGCGGCGATTTTTACCATACATGGATTTTGTCAGAGAATACTTCATGAGAATGCTTTTGAAACCGGCAGCCTGTACGATACCGAATTAATTACCGAGCAGGATAGTCTGTTGCTGGAGGTTGCTGAAGATTTCTGGAGGAATAAGTTATACGGACAATCGCCCGAATTTATAAGCTATGCTTTAAAAAATAAAAAAATTACAGGCCCGGAGGATTTTTTAAACCTGCTTGGCAGGATGAAAACACGGGATATGAAAATTATTCCCGGCATAAAAAAAACTGAGATAAAAAGCCTGGATACTTACAGAGAAATGCTTAACAGGCTTAAAAAAAAGTGGCATGATTCGCGAGATGAAGTCATCACGCTTTTAAATGATCCGTCACTGAACGGAAAAATATATGGAAGCATCAAAGAAGATCCGAATAACCCTGGATATACGAAAAGGCAATTGAAAGTGATATCCATGGAAGATGACATGGATCATTTTACAGCTTCAACAAACACAGGTTTCCCTTTATTTGACAAGTTTGAAAATTTTACAGCAACAAAAATTATTAAATGTACCAAAAAGAATCAATCCCCTGTTCGACATGATTTTTTTGATTTTTGTGATAAACTCAAGCTTATTTGTTCCAAACTGGAAACCGAATTTGACAATTACCTCCTCTTTCTAAAAACACAACTATTTGAATATGCAAAAGCAGAGATCCTTAAAAGAAAAAAGAAAAACAACATTCAGTTCTATGATGATCTTTTATACAATGTTCGAGATGCCCTGAGACACGATGCCCAAGATACTAAAGATGGTAAAAGTGCCCTTGCCAAAGCAGTCAGACAAAAATACCGGGCCGCCCTGGTGGACGAATTTCAGGATACCGATTTTATTCAGTATGAGATATTCACCCGACTTTTTTCATTAAAAGAAACGCGTCTTTTCATGATTGGGGACCCCAAACAGGCCATATATGGCTTTCGCGGGGCGGATATTTTTTCTTATATGCAAGCCGCTTCACATGCTGAGGTAAAATATACGCTTTTTAAAAACTGGCGTTCAAAACCGGGACTGATCCGCGCGGTCAACACCATATTTTCCCATGTCACCTCTGCTTTTGTGTTTGATAAAATTGTCTTTAATCGGACAGAACCTGCGGAAAAAGCGGTTGTCACACCCGGTATGCGCAACGATAAACAAAATGCTTTGCTGAAGCTCTGGTACGTTAAATCAAACGAGGCCAAAGGCACAGAGGCAGAAGGCAGAAGGCAGAAGGGGAAGGCAGCGGGGCTTGGCTCCGACCGGGCGGGGAGAAAAAAAGACATCACAGGAGGAAAGCCGGTTAATAAATCGGATGCAGTGCTGATGATTGGCCATGCCGTATCAGGTGAAATTGCCAGAATTACTTCAGCGGTTGAAAATCCGGTAAAGGCAGGCGACATTGCTGTTCTGGTTCGCACCAACAGGCAGGCCGGAATGATTAAAGACCTGCTTTCCCAAAAAAACATACCTTCCGTGTTATACAGCACTGGAAATATATTTGATTCTGATGAGGCGATGGAAATGGAAAGGCTCCTTTGGGCCATAGCGGAACCGGGAAATGAACGGAGGCTGAAATCCGCGCTGGTCACACGAATTCTTGGTGTTTCTGCACAGGAGCTTGATTCAGCGGAAAACACGGCTCAAGGTTTGGAAACATGGATGAGCAAATTCAGGGAGTACTTCAAAACATGGCACCAACATGGTTTTATACGCATGTATCGATGGCTGATGAGTCGAGAAGGGGTAAAAACGCGGATCTTATCGCTGGATGACGGAGAAAGGCGGCTGACAAACCTTCTTCACCTTTCAGAATTGCTTCACCAGCAGGACGAAAAGAACAACACCGGGATGACCGGTTTGATAAAATGGCTGTCATCGCAAACAAGCCCTTCAGCTCCAAGGCTGGAAGAGCATCAGCTGCGTTTAGAAAGAGATGGTCTTGCGGTAAAAATAATCACCATCCACAAAAGCAAGGGCCTTGAATTCCCGGTGGTCTTTTGTCCGTTTTGCTGGGAAAGCTCTGAGATAAAAGACAGGGAGGTTGTTTTTCACGATTTGAGTGGAAACCAGAGTCTAACCCTCGATATTGGATCAAAACAGCTAGATCGGCATATCGCATTGGCGCAAAATGAGCTTCTGGCGGAAAATGTTCGGCTTCTTTACGTGGCATTAACCCGGGCAAAGGAACTGTGCTACCTGGTTTGGGGACGGATCAACCGGGCGGAAACTTCAGCCATGGCTTATCTGCTCCATGATTTGCTGGCTGATAAAGATATGGCAAAAACAGATGATATTATTACCGAATTAAAAAATCGTTTTGACAGATTAGACGATGATCAAATCTTAACAGACTTAAAACGTATTTCACATCAATCCAGCGGGGCCATTGAACTTTCTTTAATTCCTCATGAAAACGATTTGACCTATGCTAGTGTGGGCGGAAAAGAGGAAAAATATGATTGTCGTAAGTTCAAGGGAAAAATTGACCGGAAGTGGAAAATTTCCAGCTATTCATCACTGGTATCAGGTCAATTGCCGGATGATGAACTTCCCGACCATGATGCATTCACTCAATGGCAACAGCGTCAGGTCGGTAGTCTAATTGAATTTAACCGTTTTTCCCCACAATTTGACCCGACCGATGATACGGAAAAAGTTGATATTTTTTCTTTTCCTAAAGGAACACGGGCCGGAATATTTTTTCACGATATCCTTGAAAACATAGACTTTGAAGAGGAGTCGGGCCAAGTACGACAAAACCTGGTCACAGCTAAACTGCAGGAATACGGGTTTGATGTTAAATGGGAAAAAACAGTTTGCGACATGATCGGACACCTGATCTGTACACCGCTTTTGGAAGACCGAAAAGACCTTGTGTTATCTTCTGTTTCAACTCGGCACAGGATAAACGAAATGGAGTTTTATTTTCCCTTGAAAACAGTCACTACCCACAGACTCAGTCAGGTGTTTGCAAAACATGGCGGTATTAATATTTCCCCCGATTTTTCATCACGGATTGAGAAGCTGACCTTCATGCCTTCGAAA harbors:
- the recB gene encoding exodeoxyribonuclease V subunit beta, translating into MQKFDIINTLLSGINLIEASAGTGKTYAIAGLFVRLIVECQLTADQILVVTFTKAATNELKERIRKKLIQAKDAFNKGVSEDGFINGLMRKTVHHHQAADRLHDALVDFDRAAIFTIHGFCQRILHENAFETGSLYDTELITEQDSLLLEVAEDFWRNKLYGQSPEFISYALKNKKITGPEDFLNLLGRMKTRDMKIIPGIKKTEIKSLDTYREMLNRLKKKWHDSRDEVITLLNDPSLNGKIYGSIKEDPNNPGYTKRQLKVISMEDDMDHFTASTNTGFPLFDKFENFTATKIIKCTKKNQSPVRHDFFDFCDKLKLICSKLETEFDNYLLFLKTQLFEYAKAEILKRKKKNNIQFYDDLLYNVRDALRHDAQDTKDGKSALAKAVRQKYRAALVDEFQDTDFIQYEIFTRLFSLKETRLFMIGDPKQAIYGFRGADIFSYMQAASHAEVKYTLFKNWRSKPGLIRAVNTIFSHVTSAFVFDKIVFNRTEPAEKAVVTPGMRNDKQNALLKLWYVKSNEAKGTEAEGRRQKGKAAGLGSDRAGRKKDITGGKPVNKSDAVLMIGHAVSGEIARITSAVENPVKAGDIAVLVRTNRQAGMIKDLLSQKNIPSVLYSTGNIFDSDEAMEMERLLWAIAEPGNERRLKSALVTRILGVSAQELDSAENTAQGLETWMSKFREYFKTWHQHGFIRMYRWLMSREGVKTRILSLDDGERRLTNLLHLSELLHQQDEKNNTGMTGLIKWLSSQTSPSAPRLEEHQLRLERDGLAVKIITIHKSKGLEFPVVFCPFCWESSEIKDREVVFHDLSGNQSLTLDIGSKQLDRHIALAQNELLAENVRLLYVALTRAKELCYLVWGRINRAETSAMAYLLHDLLADKDMAKTDDIITELKNRFDRLDDDQILTDLKRISHQSSGAIELSLIPHENDLTYASVGGKEEKYDCRKFKGKIDRKWKISSYSSLVSGQLPDDELPDHDAFTQWQQRQVGSLIEFNRFSPQFDPTDDTEKVDIFSFPKGTRAGIFFHDILENIDFEEESGQVRQNLVTAKLQEYGFDVKWEKTVCDMIGHLICTPLLEDRKDLVLSSVSTRHRINEMEFYFPLKTVTTHRLSQVFAKHGGINISPDFSSRIEKLTFMPSKGFMKGYIDLIFRQGGKFYLVDWKSNYLGNHIENYRRDSLDETMNRDLYVLQYHIYLLALHQYLQLHIPRYSYEADFGGIFYIFLRGMNSSRGSKFGVYHDLPRWDLIDALGKELIPDFIE